From the Carya illinoinensis cultivar Pawnee chromosome 4, C.illinoinensisPawnee_v1, whole genome shotgun sequence genome, one window contains:
- the LOC122307423 gene encoding protein FAR1-RELATED SEQUENCE 1-like, giving the protein MKNAIATVFPETRHRYCLWHIMRKLPEKLGSHAKFNYGLKTDLQSALYDSHTTTEFEESWGQLLAKYDLFGNNWLQSLYEERSFWVPIFLKSVFWAGMSTTQRSESMNAFFDGYVHAGTTLKEFVDQFDNALRKKVEVETTADFNCSNQTIPCVSPFNIERQFQKLYTNAKFKEVQREFMGLMCCNCWLVSTQGCILTFDVLDEISFDEQTKRVHYSVYYNEDECEVKCTCGLFEMRGIICRHALRVCQLKNINVLPNVYFLDRWRKDLKRHYTLIRSSYDDVRGRSDTRNYELMIQRCAKLAAKISSNTDKVHAFLHYVDEFDKTSIGSTCDSTFQSTQANPTVEKDKGKQILSPNVVRGKGRPPNKRRVPTVEKLATKRKKQMREEVTDLDCPLDK; this is encoded by the exons ATGAAGAATGCGATTGCAACTGTATTCCCTGAAACTCGCCATAGATATTGTTTATGGCATATAATGCGCAAACTTCCAGAGAAGTTAGGATCGCACGCCAAATTCAACTATGGGTTGAAAACTGACTTGCAGTCGGCATTATATGATTCACATACCACCACAGAATTTGAGGAGAGCTGGGGTCAACTACTTGCAAAGTATGATCTGTTCGGCAACAATTGGCTTCAATCCTTATATGAGGAGAGGTCCTTTTGGGTTCCAATCTTCCTCAAGAGTGTattttgggctggaatgagtacaacgcaAAGGTCCGAAAGTATGAACGCATTTTTTGACGGGTATGTCCATGCTGGGACGACGTTGAAGGAATTTGTCGACCAATTCGATAATGCTCTTAGAAAGAAAGTGGAGGTCGAGACAACTGCTGATTTCAACTGTAGCAACCAAACTATCCCCTGCGTCTCCCCTTTCAACATTGAGAGGCAGTTTCAAAAACTCTATACCAATGCAAAGTTTAAGGAGGTCCAACGAGAGTTCATGGGCCTAATGTGTTGTAATTGTTGGTTGGTAAGCACACAAGGTTGCATTTTAACATTTGATGTGTTGGATGAAATATCGTTTGATGAGCAAACCAAAAGGGTTCATTACTCAGTTTACTATAACGAAGATGAGTGTGAGGTAAAATGCACTTGTGGATTGTTTGAGATGAGGGGGATTATATGTAGGCATGCACTTAGAGTTTGtcagttgaaaaatattaatgtgtTGCCAAATGTATATTTCCTGGATCGATGGAGAAAGGACTTAAAAAGGCATTACACACTAATCAGAAGTAGTTATGATGACGTGCGGGGTAGGTCAGACACGCGTAATTACGAGCTGATGATCCAAAGATGTGCGAAATTAGCAGCCAAAATATCCTCAAACACTGACAAAGTCCATGCATTTCTGCACTATGTTGACGAGTTTGATAAAACAAGCATTGGTTCAACGTGTGACTCGACGTTCCAATCAACTCAGGCGAACCCAACGGTTGAGAAAGATAAGGGTAAACAGATTTTAAGCCCTAACGTCGTTCGAGGGAAAGGGAGACCTCCAAATAAGAGAAGGGTTCCAACCGTGGAGAAGCtggcaacaaagagaaaaaaacag ATGAGGGAGGAGGTTACAGATCTCGATTGCCCTTTGGACAAGTGA
- the LOC122307424 gene encoding protein FAR1-RELATED SEQUENCE 5-like: protein MSTSNPEDMRQETPPASMTPNSVEAEFEENVGSCHDADEMFFDINEDLEGSTVVPDDEVQVEPPRSGMEFDSEKELIAYYKLYAKQEGFGVRTQRTKRDDDGRPVYLTIGCARGGKYYPKPNTNISKPRATTKTGCKVKVNATLNCHEKWVLTTVENSHNHITLSPKKSRLLRSHKHLDEYSQRILELNDRAGIRMHKNFYSLVVDAGGYENLAFQEKDCRNYIDKARYLRLGKGGSDALNEYFKRMRDQNDGFVSYMDVDDDGRLRNVFWADAQSRAAYEYFGDVVLFDTTYLTNRYGMPFAPFVGVNHHG from the exons ATGTCGACAAGTAATCCGGAAGACATGAGGCAAGAAACGCCTCCCGCGTCAATGACACCAAATAGTGTAGAAGctgaatttgaagaaaatgttggaaGTTGTCATGATGCTGATG AAATGTTCTTCGACATAAATGAAGATTTAGAGGGTAGCACTGTTGTCCCGGATGATGAGGTACAAGTTGAACCACCAAGATCTGGTATGGAGTTTGACAGTGAAAAAGAGCTTATTGCCTACTATAAGCTCTATGCCAAGCAAGAGGGTTTTGGCGTAAGGACACAGAGGACTAAAAGAGATGATGATGGGAGACCTGTGTATCTGACTATTGGTTGTGCCCGTGGCGGAAAGTACTATCCGAAGCCAAACACTAATATCTCGAAGCCACGAGCAACAACTAAAACGGGTTGTAAGGTGAAGGTAAATGCAACGTTGAACTGTCATGAGAAATGGGTTTTGACAACTGTAGAAAATTCTCACAACCATATTACTTTGAGCCCCAAGAAAAGTAGACTATTGCGGTCGCACAAGCATCTAGATGAATATAGTCAAAGGATCCTCGAGCTGAATGATAGAGCTGGTATACGAATGCACAAGAACTTTTATTCTCTTGTTGTTGACGCGGGGGGTTATGAGAATTTGGCTTTTCAAGAGAAAGATTGTAGGAATTATATTGACAAAGCTAGATATTTAAGGTTGGGTAAAGGAGGTAGCGATGCACTTAATGAGTATTTCAAAAGAATGAGAGATCAGAACGATGGCTTTGTTTCTTACATGGATGTGGATGATGATGGAAGGCTAAGGAATgtgttttgggctgatgcacaGAGTCGAGCCGCCTATGAGTATTTTGGAGACGTTGTATTGTTCGATACAACGTACCTAACAAATAGGTACGGTATGCCTTTTGCTCCATTCGTTGGTGTTAACCATCATGGCTAG
- the LOC122308108 gene encoding zinc finger protein CONSTANS-LIKE 2-like translates to MMKEETTGDDASCGYNWPRVCDTCRSAACSVFCRADSAYLCTGCDARIHAANRVASSHERVWVCEACERAPAAFICKADAASLCSTCDADIHSANSLASRHHRVPILPISGSLHGPPAADPADRFLTPDDGDEIVEEEDEDEAASWLLLNPAKNNNNLKKGFLFGGEADEYLDFIEYNSCADQHQFNDQYNHHQQQHHSVPQKSYGGDSVVPIQSGEAKGQLHHQQEQQDIQLGLDFESSKSAFSYHGSISHSVSVSSMDVGVVPESTMIDVSISHTRPSKGAIDLFSGPPLQMQPQLAPLDREARVLRYREKKKTRKFEKTIRYASRKAYAETRPRIKGRFARRTDTEVEVDQMFSTTLMAETGYGIVPSF, encoded by the exons ATGATGAAGGAGGAGACTACTGGTGACGATGCCAGTTGTGGCTACAACTGGCCTCGTGTATGCGACACGTGCAGGTCGGCTGCGTGCTCGGTGTTCTGCCGGGCCGACTCTGCCTACCTCTGCACCGGGTGCGACGCCCGCATCCACGCCGCGAACCGCGTCGCCTCCAGCCACGAGCGTGTCTGGGTTTGCGAGGCGTGCGAGCGGGCCCCAGCTGCTTTCATATGCAAGGCTGACGCCGCGTCGCTCTGCTCCACCTGCGACGCCGATATCCACTCCGCAAACTCCCTCGCAAGCCGCCACCACCGCGTCCCAATTCTTCCCATCTCCGGGTCCCTGCATGGCCCACCAGCTGCTGACCCTGCAGACCGGTTTCTAACCCCGGATGACGGTGATGAGATCGTTGAAGAAGAGGATGAAGATGAGGCAGCATCATGGTTGCTGCTCAATCCTGCGAAGAATAACAACAATCTGAAAAAGGGGTTCTTGTTTGGTGGGGAAGCTGACGAGTATTTGGACTTTATTGAGTACAACTCATGTGCTGATCAGCATCAATTCAACGATCAGTATAACCACCACCAGCAACAACATCACTCTGTTCCCCAGAAGAGCTACGGGGGTGACAGTGTGGTGCCCATTCAGAGTGGCGAAGCGAAGGGTCAGCTACATCACCAGCAGGAGCAACAGGATATTCAGTTGGGATTGGACTTCGAGTCCTCGAAATCTGCATTCAGTTATCATGGTTCCATTAGTCATAGT GTCTCTGTTTCATCCATGGACGTTGGCGTTGTGCCTGAATCAACAATGATTGATGTCTCAATCTCCCACACAAGACCTTCCAAAGGGGCAATTGATCTTTTCTCTGGACCTCCTCTTCAGATGCAACCTCAACTTGCCCCACTGGACAGGGAGGCAAGGGTCCTAAGatacagagagaaaaagaagacaAGGAAGTTTGAGAAAACAATCAGGTATGCTTCAAGGAAGGCCTATGCAGAGACCAGACCCCGGATCAAGGGCCGGTTCGCTAGGAGGACTGACACAGAAGTTGAAGTGGACCAGATGTTCTCCACCACACTAATGGCAGAAACGGGATATGGTATTGTCCCATCATTCTGA